GTGGAGACTCTTGGACTGTTCCAGAGTCCAGGCCTGGTTTAGAGTCAGACTTGGACTGGCCTGGGCTTGGACCTGGGGTAAGGTCAGACAGAGGTAACAGGTCTGGAGAGACAGGTGCAGACAGGTGTGGAGACTCTTGGACTGTTCCAGAGTCCAGGCCTGGTTTAGAGTCAGACTTGGACTGGCCTGGGCTTGGGCCTGGGGCAAGGTCAGACAGAGGTAACAGGTCTGGAGAGACAGGTGCAGACAGGTGTGGGGAGCACTGGACTGGGCCTGGGACAGGTTCAGACAGGAATGGAGGGTCTCTCTTCCAGAGAGCAGACGTATGTGGAGAAGCAGTCTGTGGAAGTAGAGCAGCCCTGTCATtgtccactagggggcagcactgCTACCTACACACCAACAGTGCACATACTAATGGAATAATCACATTCTTTAATAAGGAATCGGAACATTTGACATACTTGACGTAATATTTTATGTTGGATGGTAACATGTTCACTGTTGATGTGGCAGTAATTTCTACTTGTTTTTGTTAAGGTGTTTGAAGAGTATAGAATAGCTTAATTTTAATTAAAAGGTCTTTGAGGCAGTTTTCCCCATAATGTGTTTCTTAGTATTGTGCTCAGGCCTCAGTAATATGATGAAACATTTTGGGCCAAAAATACAGAAAAGTAAAGCAAAGCTGGAGGCCAGGATGGCAAAGATCTCCACAGCTACAGTGAACTTCCCAGGAGAGCTGACATAAGCTGGGATAAAGGTGATCCAGACAGCACAGAATATCAACATGCTGAAGGTGATGAATTTGGCTTCATTGAAGTTATCAGGCAGCTTTCGGGCCAGGAAAGCCAGGACAAAACACAAGAGAGCCAGGAGACCTATATACCCCAGCacagcccagaagcccacagcaGAACCTAAGGCACATTCTAGAATGATCCTGTCATTATAGTGTTCCATGTTCTtaaaggggaaaggaggggagattgTTAACCACAGCACACAGATCAGGACCTGGATGAGAGTGAAAGCCAGGACACTGAGTCTCTGCTGTAAAGGCCCAAACCATttcatgacatcacttcctggaaGTGTGGCCCTGAAGGCCATCAGCACCACGATAGTCTTCCCCAGAACACAAGAGATGCAGAGGACGAAGGTGATCCCAAACGCCGTGTGGCGCAGCATACAGGACCACTCAGAGGGCCGGCCGATGAAGGTGAGagaacacaggaaacacagagtcagggagaagaggagcaggaagctGAGCTCTGAGTTGTTGGCCCTGACGATGGGCGTGTCCTTAAATTTGAAAAACACAACTGCTATCAAAGTGGTAACTAAGGCCCCAGACAAGGAGCAAATAACCAGGACAATCCCCATGATTTCTTCAAAGGAGAGGAATTCAATAGTTTTCAACACACACCGGTCTCTGTTGTCATTGGACCAGAACTCCAAGTTACAAGGAACACAGTTGTTTGAATCTGTAAGGAAATGAGGAAACACATCAAGGGCTTGACCGGACTTAAAACTCTTTCTACAATGATTTTTAGTGCTTGCTCCTTCATCACCTGTCTGGTTGCtgatctctccctctgcacATGGGAGACAGTCGTAGCAGCAGACAGGCTTTCCTTTCTGCACGGCCTTACGAGTTCCTGGGGGACATCTctcactgcacacagacacaggcacctgcaggacacagaggaggaaTCAACCATACGGCATGACAGTGGAGAACTATTTAACAACCTCTGCTGTTGAAGATCGTTGGTGTAAATAAGTTGACATAGATGTTGTGTTGGAAGATTTGTAAATAAGTTGACATAGATGTTGTGTTGGAAGATTTACAACTCAGTCCCAAATTTGGTTTCAGAGGGGCTTTGGTGTTTGGCGGACAGGTTTCCAGGGGGTGTGTCTTGACCTGAGTGTGGCCCTGAGCCCAGAGAGTGTCTGAAGTTGACCTGAGTGTGGCCCTGAGCCCAGAGAATGTCTGAAGTTGACCTGAGTGTGGCCCTGAGCCCAGAGAGTGTCTGAAGTTGACCTGAGTGTGGCCCTGAGCCCAGAGAGTGTCTGAAGTTGACCTGAGTGTGGCCCTGAGCCCAGAGAATGTCTGAAGTTGACCTGAGTGTGGCCCTGAGCCCAGAGAGTGTCTGAAGTTGACCTGAGTGTGGCCCTGAGCCCAGAGAGTGTCTGAAGTTGACCTGAGTGTGGCCCTGAGCCCAGAGAGTGTCTGAAGTTGACCTGAGTGTGGCCCTGAGCCCAGAGAGTGTCTGAAGTTGACCTGAGTGTGGCCCTGAGCCCAGAGAGTGTCTGAAGCTGACCTGAGTGTGGCCCTGAGCCCAGGTCAGAGAGTGGTTGAAGTTGAGCTGCTTCTCTGGGGCCAGCGAGGCGTCGTAGAGACCCACGGTCCTGAACCCCCAGGCCCCGTGGTCGAGCTGCTGCCAGTTGACGAGGTCGTAGCGCGCCGGGGGGTCTCCACTGGCGCTGAAAGACACCTCCTCCCCGGTCTTCACCTGGAACCGCACCCCTCTCAGGGACTCCAGAACCTGGGGAGAAGCACACACAGGCCGTCCCATGGGGGTGACAATGTCACATCCTAATAATCTGTTATCATACCAGACACttgtatccaaagcaacgtacagACGAgaaggggatttgaacctgcaacctcttgatctgcaggcaCAGGATGAATATGAGAGACTATATGTGATTGCTCTGGGCCATCAGGTAAACCTGTTTTAACCTGACCAGGTTGGGTATACCAGCTCAGAGGTGGATCAAAAACTGCAGATCAAGAAAGGTCACACTCTCAACTTCCCTCCTCTCAGCGTCTGCAGAATGAGGACATGTAGTGACCTGCTGGGAGCTGGTGCTGGACAGGGGGCTGTCTCCAGTGGTGTTGGTCCCGGTCAGCAGGTCGTGGAGAGCGTGAGCGAGGGCGTACACGGCTGTGTAAACCTTACTGGTTATCCTGAGCTCTGACGTGTCGGTGTACAGGTTGTTCAGGCCTGCGAGGCTCTCCTCTCCCATgcacctgtccctccctccacccccaccctcctccatccaacaCCCAAACACCATCTCCCAGAACTCCCTGAGGAGGGAGTTGCCCGGGGCCTGGGAGGGGTGCACGGCTTCCAAGAACCCCTTCAACCCGTCCAGGCGGGCATCCCCGACGGCGAATCCCAACGCGCCCCTCAGGAAGCTGTAGGCCTCTGCCTGCAGCAGGTACTTAGAGGTGATCCAGGACTCGCTGGCGACCCACTGCAGCCCTGCAACTTCATCCAGAGCCAGCAAGTCCAGCAGGGGGATGATGTCCCCATGAGCCAGGAAGGCCACCACTACCCTGGCCGAGGCTGTCCTCATCACCCTGACCACCTCCAGCAGCCTCTCCCGGGGATCCGTCCGGTAGATGGCCTCCAtgtactccacacacaccccctcctccgccgccatTTTGACGAAGGCGGACGCTCCGTTGTTGCCGTAGTCGTTGTTGCTGTTGACGACGCCCACCCAGGTCCAGCCGAAGTGCTTCACCAGCTGGGCCAGGGCTCTGCTCTGGTAGTAGTCGCTGGGGATGGTCCTGAAGAAGGAGGGGTACAGTTTCCTGTTGCTCAGACACGCACAGGTGGCAAAGTGGCTGATCTGTGTGGTtttagacagggagagggagagggtgtgtgagggcggTTTTTAATCATGCTTTTCCTTCTCAGTGGAGGGTCATAGATGTAGCCAGTCATTTAGGCTATGTGTATATCTGTACACAACCAACtcaattaaattaaatgaaccaaatgaaaattacagttaatgtcaagccTTTAGCAGGACAAACAACAGTGCCTTCAACGAACAGCAGTGTATATCACCAGCCTTCAGGACCCTGATGCATCCGGATGCCTGAACTGCATCTCTCACCACTGGGATGCTGAAGGGCCCTGCCACAGAGGCGAGCCCGATGGTGGGAGAGGAGCCCGACTCCCCCACGATGCCCAGCACGCCTGGGGGTCTGGGGCAGGAAAAGCCCCTGCTTAGGCCCTCTGGAGGGTTCATGAGGGCCAGGCCAGCGCGGACAGCCAGGGGCACAAAGCCACAGGTGTCGTG
The genomic region above belongs to Osmerus eperlanus chromosome 11, fOsmEpe2.1, whole genome shotgun sequence and contains:
- the LOC134029458 gene encoding extracellular calcium-sensing receptor-like, with translation MTRQEHLLPLLLLLLPSMLRPPVWARALSCSPLGTPALPLFSAAGDINIGAVFSLHRNPLVRLHSYTSEPEPLTCETLNLREFQFAQTLIFALEEINNSSELLPGVSLGYSIHDTCGFVPLAVRAGLALMNPPEGLSRGFSCPRPPGVLGIVGESGSSPTIGLASVAGPFSIPVISHFATCACLSNRKLYPSFFRTIPSDYYQSRALAQLVKHFGWTWVGVVNSNNDYGNNGASAFVKMAAEEGVCVEYMEAIYRTDPRERLLEVVRVMRTASARVVVAFLAHGDIIPLLDLLALDEVAGLQWVASESWITSKYLLQAEAYSFLRGALGFAVGDARLDGLKGFLEAVHPSQAPGNSLLREFWEMVFGCWMEEGGGGGRDRCMGEESLAGLNNLYTDTSELRITSKVYTAVYALAHALHDLVWYDNRLLGCDIVTPMGRPVCASPQVLESLRGVRFQVKTGEEVSFSASGDPPARYDLVNWQQLDHGAWGFRTVGLYDASLAPEKQLNFNHSLTWAQGHTQVPVSVCSERCPPGTRKAVQKGKPVCCYDCLPCAEGEISNQTDSNNCVPCNLEFWSNDNRDRCVLKTIEFLSFEEIMGIVLVICSLSGALVTTLIAVVFFKFKDTPIVRANNSELSFLLLFSLTLCFLCSLTFIGRPSEWSCMLRHTAFGITFVLCISCVLGKTIVVLMAFRATLPGSDVMKWFGPLQQRLSVLAFTLIQVLICVLWLTISPPFPFKNMEHYNDRIILECALGSAVGFWAVLGYIGLLALLCFVLAFLARKLPDNFNEAKFITFSMLIFCAVWITFIPAYVSSPGKFTVAVEIFAILASSFALLFCIFGPKCFIILLRPEHNTKKHIMGKTASKTF